In a genomic window of Halostella litorea:
- a CDS encoding DUF7838 family putative zinc beta-ribbon protein, which produces MAQELDHYCPSCEDDRTFWRAASTNLHLGEKVKWRCPECDYAFVLIDGIDSSDADVEA; this is translated from the coding sequence ATGGCTCAGGAGCTCGACCACTACTGTCCGTCCTGCGAGGACGACCGGACGTTCTGGCGCGCCGCGAGCACGAACCTCCACCTCGGCGAGAAGGTCAAGTGGCGCTGCCCGGAGTGTGACTACGCGTTCGTCCTGATCGACGGCATCGACTCCAGCGACGCGGACGTCGAGGCGTAA
- a CDS encoding ABC transporter permease subunit has translation MGVCTVARDDFRNGLQSYFVLGVVLVFVGVTALVFTAEIAIYDHPARALWDVQQAVILVEPVLVAALCYRAVVGDRTSGRVRFSLGLPNTRAEYFVGKVLARAGIVTLATVASLAAGYLVALFAFAKPPSIVDFALFAGTTTAFLLSLTSLFMAISAVVDSRPAAMVGAFAAYFLLVPFVLGITPFMSLGTLLNALSDLTGASIGPSTQQLVKSATPYPAYGGITNRVFLDIADQYDHLPTPTESQRTKLHAQVWFQLLVLVGWSLGSIVVGYVGFKRKDLT, from the coding sequence ATGGGCGTCTGTACCGTCGCCCGGGACGACTTCAGAAACGGCCTGCAGTCGTACTTCGTCCTCGGCGTCGTTCTCGTGTTCGTCGGGGTGACCGCGCTCGTGTTCACCGCCGAGATAGCCATCTACGACCATCCGGCGCGCGCCCTCTGGGACGTTCAGCAGGCGGTCATCCTCGTCGAACCCGTCCTCGTGGCCGCACTGTGCTATCGGGCGGTCGTGGGTGACCGAACGAGCGGCCGGGTCAGGTTCAGCCTGGGGCTCCCGAACACCCGCGCCGAGTACTTCGTCGGGAAAGTTCTGGCGCGGGCTGGGATCGTGACCCTCGCGACGGTGGCCAGCCTCGCTGCGGGCTACCTCGTCGCCCTGTTCGCGTTCGCGAAGCCCCCGAGTATCGTCGACTTCGCCCTGTTCGCGGGGACGACGACCGCGTTCCTGCTCTCGCTCACGTCCCTCTTCATGGCCATCTCCGCCGTCGTGGACAGCCGGCCGGCGGCGATGGTCGGTGCCTTCGCGGCGTATTTCCTGCTCGTTCCCTTCGTCCTCGGCATCACGCCGTTCATGAGCCTCGGAACGCTGCTGAACGCGTTGAGCGACCTCACCGGTGCGTCGATCGGCCCGTCCACGCAACAGCTCGTCAAGAGCGCGACCCCGTATCCGGCGTACGGCGGTATCACGAACCGGGTCTTCCTCGACATCGCGGACCAGTACGACCATCTCCCGACCCCGACGGAGAGCCAGCGGACGAAGCTTCACGCGCAAGTGTGGTTCCAGCTGCTGGTTCTCGTCGGCTGGTCGCTCGGGTCGATCGTCGTCGGCTACGTCGGGTTCAAACGGAAAGACCTCACCTGA
- a CDS encoding MBL fold metallo-hydrolase, which yields MFSRLSIPTPFQVGPVNAYLAGRTLVDPGPDSEEAWSALLAELEKRDLAPGDVERVLVTHPHPDHFGLANRFRESGARIIASEASADIVGDFAGRLAYEQEFFVDCFERHGMARSTAESVLELPEVYLEYAPSCETDRVLADGDRITVADEPVDVRAAAGHAQGELVFEYDGADGREAVVGDQVLPDITPNPLLQPPLERGDERPRVLPAFNDSLDSLREVGYDRVLPGHREIIDSPSERIADIRAEHEDRTENVLAAVDGKTTAVDVMEELFGDLPLTELFPGMSEAVGHLDVLELRGEVTRSERGGVVVYERA from the coding sequence ATGTTCAGTCGGCTCTCCATCCCGACGCCGTTCCAGGTGGGGCCGGTCAACGCCTACCTCGCCGGCCGGACGCTCGTCGACCCCGGCCCGGACAGCGAGGAGGCGTGGTCGGCCCTCCTCGCGGAACTGGAAAAGCGCGACCTCGCGCCCGGCGACGTCGAGCGGGTGCTTGTCACCCACCCGCATCCCGACCACTTCGGCCTCGCGAACCGCTTCCGGGAGTCGGGCGCGCGGATCATCGCCAGCGAGGCGTCGGCCGACATCGTCGGCGACTTCGCCGGACGGCTGGCGTACGAACAGGAGTTCTTCGTCGACTGCTTCGAGCGCCACGGGATGGCCCGGTCGACCGCCGAGTCCGTGCTCGAACTCCCCGAGGTGTATCTTGAGTACGCGCCCTCCTGCGAGACGGACCGGGTCCTCGCCGACGGCGACCGGATCACCGTCGCCGACGAGCCGGTCGACGTCCGGGCCGCCGCGGGCCACGCCCAGGGCGAACTCGTCTTCGAGTACGACGGCGCCGACGGCCGGGAGGCGGTCGTCGGCGACCAGGTGCTCCCCGACATCACGCCGAACCCGCTGCTCCAGCCGCCGCTGGAGCGGGGCGACGAGCGCCCGCGCGTCCTCCCGGCGTTCAACGACTCGCTGGACTCCCTGCGAGAGGTCGGCTACGACCGCGTCCTCCCCGGTCACCGGGAGATCATCGACTCGCCGTCCGAGCGCATCGCCGACATCCGGGCCGAACACGAGGACCGCACCGAGAACGTGCTCGCGGCGGTCGACGGGAAGACGACCGCCGTGGACGTGATGGAGGAACTGTTCGGCGACCTGCCGCTGACCGAACTGTTCCCCGGCATGAGCGAGGCGGTCGGCCACCTCGACGTGCTCGAACTCCGCGGCGAGGTGACCCGCTCCGAGCGCGGCGGCGTGGTGGTGTACGAGCGCGCATGA
- a CDS encoding alpha/beta hydrolase, with the protein MTRTALRRRTLLRAAGAGGLAALAGCSGSGDEDPTDGSEPTTTLLTTADGTSAMPTTRPGTETQSPAGTTTGGATVAEMDATARDFVADLASGDYEAARNAFSPDAREQVTAAQLEEVWTSLVGSAGRFVRLAETEHATVQGRDAIRATVQFRNARQVLVVVFDDGGAVAGFRLAGSPDPGESWSPPPYADRDAFAETDLSLSANNSCTLPGTLTMPAGEGAVPGVVLVHGSGPTDRDGTFGPNKPLKDLAWGLASRGVAVLRYDKRTAACRVDPTAVTIDDEVTDDALAALDRLGRAERVSPSDTFVVGHSLGAMLAPRIAARAERLAGAVMLAPPARSLLDMQIQQHEYLANLDGTVTEPERERLRAVREAVERFRAGDVAADELVLNAPARYWEGLASYDQVETAASLSRPLFIAQGGRDYQVTVEDDYRRWRDALTRENVAFERYPDLNHLFMPGEGPPSPSEYYRPNHVAESVVADVASWVHGVAGTAAGSGGDTSAE; encoded by the coding sequence ATGACCCGGACCGCGCTCCGCAGGCGGACGCTCCTCCGGGCCGCCGGTGCCGGCGGACTCGCCGCCCTCGCGGGCTGTAGCGGGTCGGGCGACGAGGACCCGACCGACGGGTCGGAACCGACGACGACGCTGCTGACGACGGCCGACGGCACGTCGGCGATGCCGACGACGCGACCCGGTACCGAAACGCAGTCGCCCGCCGGGACGACGACCGGCGGAGCGACCGTCGCCGAGATGGACGCCACGGCCCGGGACTTCGTCGCCGACCTCGCCAGCGGCGACTACGAGGCGGCGCGGAACGCCTTCTCGCCGGACGCCCGCGAACAGGTGACCGCCGCGCAGCTCGAGGAGGTGTGGACCTCACTCGTCGGGTCGGCCGGCCGCTTCGTCAGGCTCGCCGAGACGGAGCACGCGACCGTCCAGGGCCGGGACGCGATCCGGGCGACGGTGCAGTTCCGGAACGCCAGGCAGGTCCTGGTCGTCGTGTTCGACGACGGGGGAGCCGTGGCCGGCTTCCGGCTCGCCGGGTCGCCGGACCCGGGCGAGTCGTGGTCGCCGCCGCCGTACGCGGACCGCGACGCGTTCGCCGAGACCGACCTGAGTCTGTCGGCGAACAACTCGTGTACGCTCCCCGGGACACTCACGATGCCGGCCGGCGAAGGGGCGGTGCCGGGCGTCGTGCTCGTCCACGGGTCGGGGCCGACCGACCGCGACGGCACCTTCGGCCCGAACAAGCCGCTGAAGGACCTCGCCTGGGGGCTGGCGAGTCGGGGCGTGGCCGTCCTCAGGTACGACAAGCGGACGGCGGCCTGCCGGGTCGACCCGACGGCCGTGACGATCGACGACGAGGTGACCGACGACGCGCTCGCGGCGCTGGACCGCCTCGGCCGGGCCGAGCGGGTCAGTCCCTCCGACACCTTCGTCGTCGGCCACAGCCTCGGCGCGATGCTCGCGCCGCGGATCGCGGCCCGGGCGGAGCGACTCGCCGGGGCCGTCATGCTCGCGCCGCCGGCGCGCTCGCTGCTCGACATGCAGATCCAGCAACACGAGTACCTGGCGAACCTGGACGGCACCGTCACCGAGCCGGAGCGCGAACGGCTCCGCGCGGTGCGGGAGGCCGTCGAGCGGTTCCGCGCGGGCGACGTCGCGGCGGACGAACTCGTCCTCAACGCGCCGGCCCGGTACTGGGAGGGTCTGGCGTCGTACGACCAGGTCGAGACGGCGGCCTCACTCTCCCGGCCGCTGTTTATCGCGCAGGGCGGGCGCGACTACCAGGTCACCGTCGAGGACGACTACCGGCGGTGGCGGGACGCGCTGACGCGGGAGAACGTCGCGTTCGAGCGCTACCCCGACCTCAATCACCTGTTCATGCCGGGCGAGGGGCCGCCGTCCCCGAGCGAGTACTACCGGCCGAACCACGTCGCGGAGTCGGTCGTGGCCGACGTGGCGTCGTGGGTCCACGGGGTCGCGGGGACGGCGGCCGGGTCCGGGGGCGACACGTCGGCCGAGTAG
- a CDS encoding ABC transporter permease, with protein sequence MSRKSASLLTKTQRRRLRNDFEELDETKKRRDQQRIRDRLRAGTLDFRLLVDLPDDQLELAFDGADDEELRDALSDAYLTIERIRELEEYPRDELIENARGRAADRAETRAGLRSLDDLTLRTEPEIRDRAETETAERLAWNRWTSYANRLMGVGALGFLLSAVFWTSDRLLGTRLWSGNDATVVSVFVLVFLGVAGWTAIMTANALRHDILPLCKRLVQHPNETLRDLWVRWVPKGVRTAVTHSEPND encoded by the coding sequence ATGAGTCGGAAGTCGGCGTCACTCCTCACCAAGACGCAACGGCGACGCCTCCGAAACGACTTCGAGGAGTTGGACGAGACGAAAAAGCGACGGGACCAACAGCGGATCCGCGACCGACTCCGCGCGGGCACGCTCGACTTCCGACTGCTCGTCGACCTCCCGGACGACCAGCTCGAACTCGCCTTCGACGGGGCCGACGACGAGGAGTTGCGGGACGCGCTTTCCGACGCGTATCTAACTATCGAGCGGATCCGCGAACTCGAGGAGTATCCCCGCGACGAACTGATCGAGAACGCCCGGGGCCGGGCGGCGGATCGTGCCGAGACACGGGCCGGCCTGCGTTCGCTCGACGATCTCACCCTTCGAACCGAACCCGAGATCCGGGACCGGGCCGAAACGGAGACGGCGGAAAGGTTGGCCTGGAACCGCTGGACGTCGTACGCCAACCGGCTGATGGGGGTCGGGGCGCTTGGCTTCCTCCTGAGTGCGGTCTTCTGGACGTCCGACCGCCTCCTCGGCACGCGGCTCTGGTCGGGAAACGACGCCACCGTCGTGTCCGTCTTCGTATTGGTGTTCCTCGGGGTGGCCGGCTGGACGGCCATCATGACGGCGAACGCGCTCAGACACGATATCCTCCCGCTCTGTAAACGGCTCGTCCAGCATCCCAACGAGACGCTCCGGGATCTCTGGGTCCGCTGGGTCCCGAAGGGTGTCCGGACTGCCGTTACCCACTCGGAGCCGAACGACTGA
- a CDS encoding adenine deaminase C-terminal domain-containing protein, which yields MRRDQAVALGAGTADLVVQHGRVLLTETGEFRERDVAVVGDRVAALPEDASAVVGDDTVVVDAEGRAVVPGFVDAHTHVDVFQTVETAYPSLLEGGTTAVVTEASAIGGAFGADGVRELLAAAADLPVAVRPTVPPHAFFDTFGEPADEATRAALLDLLDDDRVVGVGESDWVHVVGRESPADELYDRAHERGKRVIGHGAGCADEKLSAFATVVDNDHEAIAGEEVTDRLERGIHPVGRSGSVRDDSEAIADAVARHDADFSLSTDGVWPAALADGEAMDGAVRRVIDHGVDPAEAIRMATLAPARHFGLDARGSVAPGNVADILVLDDLESVAVDAVVAGGDVVVRDGSATVGPRDHDYPDAFYDSVALSPTPETFRVPERAARDGAVRALAYRHGLITTETTVRPVVDGDALTAAPADDVAKAALLDRRPGEDAAFTGFIAGLGLESGAAATSLSWETPAVAVVGVDDDAMARAVGRVAEMGGGWAAVRDGEVLADLPLRVAGVASDRPVAETAERFAAVDEAVRGLGADVARPLLAVQTLDFLGVPSLKLTTSGYADVFERDVVGLTPDE from the coding sequence ATGAGGCGGGATCAGGCGGTCGCACTCGGCGCGGGCACCGCGGACCTGGTCGTCCAACACGGCCGCGTCCTGCTGACCGAGACGGGCGAGTTCCGCGAGCGCGACGTGGCGGTCGTCGGCGACCGGGTCGCCGCCCTCCCCGAGGACGCGAGCGCCGTCGTCGGCGACGACACCGTTGTCGTCGACGCCGAGGGCCGGGCCGTCGTCCCGGGGTTCGTCGATGCGCATACGCACGTCGACGTGTTCCAGACCGTCGAGACGGCGTACCCGAGCCTGCTGGAGGGCGGGACGACGGCGGTGGTGACCGAGGCTTCGGCTATCGGCGGCGCGTTCGGTGCCGACGGCGTCCGCGAACTGCTGGCCGCCGCGGCCGACCTCCCGGTCGCCGTCCGACCCACGGTGCCGCCCCACGCCTTCTTCGACACGTTCGGCGAGCCAGCGGACGAGGCGACCCGGGCCGCCCTGCTCGACCTGCTCGACGACGATCGCGTGGTCGGCGTCGGCGAGTCCGACTGGGTCCACGTCGTCGGCCGGGAATCGCCCGCCGACGAACTGTACGACCGCGCCCACGAGCGCGGGAAGCGCGTCATCGGCCACGGGGCCGGCTGCGCCGACGAGAAGCTCAGCGCCTTCGCGACGGTCGTCGACAACGACCACGAAGCCATCGCGGGCGAGGAGGTGACCGACCGCCTCGAACGCGGGATCCACCCGGTCGGCCGGAGCGGCTCCGTCCGGGACGACAGCGAGGCCATCGCCGACGCCGTCGCGCGTCACGACGCCGATTTCTCGCTGTCGACCGACGGCGTCTGGCCGGCCGCGCTGGCCGACGGCGAGGCGATGGACGGTGCGGTCCGTCGGGTGATCGACCACGGCGTCGACCCGGCAGAAGCCATCCGGATGGCGACGCTCGCGCCCGCCCGACACTTCGGGCTCGACGCCCGCGGCTCGGTCGCGCCCGGCAACGTCGCCGACATCCTCGTGCTGGACGACCTCGAATCGGTCGCCGTCGACGCGGTCGTCGCCGGCGGCGACGTCGTCGTCCGGGACGGGAGCGCGACGGTCGGCCCGCGGGACCACGACTACCCGGACGCGTTCTACGACTCCGTCGCCCTCTCCCCGACGCCGGAGACGTTCCGCGTGCCCGAACGCGCCGCGCGGGACGGCGCGGTCCGCGCGCTCGCGTACCGCCACGGGCTGATCACGACCGAGACGACCGTCCGTCCGGTGGTCGACGGCGACGCGCTGACTGCGGCGCCCGCGGACGACGTGGCGAAGGCCGCCCTGCTCGACCGCCGACCGGGCGAGGACGCCGCTTTCACCGGCTTCATCGCCGGCCTCGGGCTGGAGTCGGGCGCCGCCGCGACGAGCCTCTCCTGGGAGACGCCCGCCGTCGCCGTCGTCGGCGTCGACGACGACGCGATGGCGCGGGCGGTCGGCCGCGTCGCGGAGATGGGCGGCGGCTGGGCGGCCGTCCGGGACGGCGAAGTCCTGGCCGACCTCCCGCTCCGCGTCGCCGGCGTCGCGTCGGACCGGCCCGTCGCCGAGACCGCGGAGCGGTTCGCCGCGGTCGACGAGGCGGTCCGCGGGCTGGGGGCCGACGTCGCCCGGCCGCTGCTGGCGGTCCAGACCCTTGATTTCCTCGGCGTGCCGTCGCTGAAGCTGACGACGTCGGGCTACGCGGACGTGTTCGAGCGCGACGTGGTCGGGCTGACGCCCGACGAGTAG
- a CDS encoding winged helix-turn-helix domain-containing protein: MAQSNRLDTVARLLEDDCTQTILTRTHDQPMTAAELTDTCSASRATVYRRLDDLTDQGLLEKRTELDADGQQRTVYAATLDKVVVDLTDDGLEVTVTTRQRAADRFTDFVEGLYD, encoded by the coding sequence GTGGCGCAGTCGAACCGACTGGACACCGTCGCGCGGCTCCTCGAAGACGACTGCACGCAGACGATCCTGACACGGACACACGACCAACCCATGACGGCGGCGGAACTCACGGACACGTGCTCGGCGTCCCGCGCGACGGTGTACCGTCGGCTGGACGACCTCACCGACCAGGGCCTGCTGGAAAAGCGGACGGAACTCGACGCCGACGGCCAGCAGCGAACCGTGTACGCGGCGACACTGGATAAGGTGGTCGTCGACCTCACGGACGACGGCCTCGAAGTCACCGTGACGACGCGCCAGCGCGCCGCCGACCGCTTTACCGACTTCGTGGAGGGACTCTATGACTGA
- a CDS encoding thiamine pyrophosphate-binding protein, with translation MGTTRTGAELFVESLERYGVERVFGNPGTTELPLVSALGESDLEYVLGLHEDVAVGMASGYASTRRYHAHDDPDVTPVGVANLHIAPGLAHGLGNLYAARVAGAPVVVTAGNHSTDFRHEEPILSGDLVDLAENFTKWSAEVLDVSALPTMLRRAFRVALTPPTGPVFLALPLDVTTAETDADPEPLGPIPNAGRGDPGQVERAADLLAAADSPAMVVGDGVARSEGGVDAAVELAEAAGLRVFGEILASEVDFPTEHEQWATFIPPDEGLASTLMETDTLVFAGCSTNTTLTRHERALVDPGTTCLHVSDDAWQVGKNQPADAAVLGDPGLVLSALADAVRDRLDDAVRRERVEGARAVRESLADTVASMGRAEGPDDPRPSKAELVDELLAAAPDAYLVDEGVTAKYPLLARWPLEEAGLISNKGGGLGYGLSAAVGAAVAERDRDDPRDVVGFVGDGSYLYYPQAVYSAARHDLDLTVVVSDNRNYRILKDNAADLLGDDAAESLVGVDFDPAVDLVKNAESHGATATQVERTEEVEPAIADAVATDGPSVVDVLVRD, from the coding sequence GCTCCCGCTCGTATCGGCGCTCGGGGAGAGCGACCTGGAGTACGTGCTCGGCCTCCACGAGGACGTTGCGGTCGGGATGGCGTCTGGGTACGCGAGCACGCGCCGCTACCACGCCCACGACGACCCGGACGTGACGCCGGTCGGCGTCGCGAACCTCCACATCGCGCCGGGCCTCGCCCACGGCCTCGGCAACCTCTACGCCGCGCGGGTCGCGGGCGCGCCCGTCGTCGTCACCGCCGGCAACCACAGCACCGACTTCCGCCACGAGGAGCCGATCCTCTCGGGCGACCTGGTCGACCTCGCGGAGAACTTCACGAAGTGGAGCGCGGAGGTGCTGGACGTCTCGGCGCTCCCGACGATGCTCCGGCGGGCGTTCCGCGTCGCGCTCACGCCGCCGACCGGCCCCGTGTTCCTCGCGCTCCCGCTCGACGTGACGACCGCCGAGACCGACGCCGACCCGGAGCCGCTGGGGCCGATCCCGAACGCGGGCCGCGGGGATCCCGGGCAGGTCGAGCGCGCCGCCGACCTGCTGGCCGCGGCCGACTCCCCCGCGATGGTCGTCGGCGACGGCGTCGCCCGCTCCGAGGGCGGCGTCGACGCGGCGGTCGAACTCGCGGAGGCCGCCGGGCTCCGGGTGTTCGGCGAGATACTCGCCTCTGAGGTGGACTTCCCGACCGAGCACGAGCAGTGGGCCACGTTCATCCCGCCGGACGAGGGGCTGGCGTCGACGCTCATGGAGACCGACACGCTGGTGTTCGCGGGCTGTTCGACCAACACGACGCTGACCCGCCACGAGCGCGCGCTGGTCGACCCGGGGACGACCTGCCTGCACGTGAGCGACGACGCCTGGCAGGTCGGGAAGAACCAGCCCGCCGACGCCGCCGTCCTCGGCGACCCCGGACTCGTCCTGTCGGCCCTGGCCGACGCCGTGCGGGACCGCCTCGACGACGCCGTCCGCCGGGAGCGCGTGGAGGGGGCGCGGGCGGTTCGGGAGTCGCTGGCCGACACGGTCGCGTCGATGGGCCGGGCCGAGGGGCCGGACGACCCGCGGCCGTCGAAGGCGGAACTCGTCGACGAACTGCTCGCGGCCGCGCCCGACGCCTACCTCGTCGACGAGGGCGTCACCGCGAAGTACCCGCTGCTGGCGCGCTGGCCCCTGGAGGAAGCCGGACTGATCTCGAACAAGGGCGGCGGGCTGGGCTACGGCCTCTCGGCGGCGGTGGGCGCGGCGGTCGCCGAGCGCGATCGCGACGACCCGCGGGACGTGGTCGGCTTCGTCGGGGACGGCTCCTACCTCTACTACCCACAGGCCGTCTACTCCGCGGCGCGCCACGACCTCGACCTCACCGTGGTCGTATCGGACAACCGCAACTACCGCATCCTGAAGGACAACGCCGCCGACCTGCTCGGCGACGACGCCGCCGAGTCGCTGGTCGGCGTCGACTTCGACCCGGCCGTCGACCTCGTGAAGAACGCGGAGAGCCACGGCGCGACCGCGACGCAGGTCGAGCGAACGGAGGAGGTCGAACCCGCCATCGCGGACGCGGTGGCGACGGACGGGCCGTCGGTGGTCGACGTGCTCGTCCGCGACTGA
- a CDS encoding DUF7553 family protein translates to MNKHFEDAQYYIKRAGEQAKKGVSEELEPVEERFRELTGREDEPEPSRLDKVREDLEEIEKRAEGEAKEAVADARERLRRYRED, encoded by the coding sequence ATGAACAAGCACTTCGAGGACGCGCAGTACTACATCAAGCGAGCCGGCGAACAGGCCAAGAAGGGCGTCAGCGAGGAACTCGAACCGGTCGAGGAACGGTTCCGCGAGCTGACCGGCCGCGAGGATGAGCCGGAGCCGAGCCGCCTCGACAAGGTCCGCGAGGACCTGGAGGAGATAGAGAAGCGCGCCGAGGGCGAGGCCAAGGAGGCCGTCGCCGACGCCCGCGAGCGGCTCCGCCGCTACCGGGAGGACTGA
- a CDS encoding DUF7521 family protein gives MTELTPLQLLFLLIDYVVVALGLVIAYVAYTGATRNDSRPMAFIAAGFVLTFGVPGGIYLLAQVVPIPTAVVGIITQAGEMAGMLSILYGFVAPARSSEVR, from the coding sequence ATGACTGAACTCACCCCCCTTCAGCTCCTGTTTCTCCTGATCGACTACGTCGTCGTCGCGCTCGGACTCGTCATCGCCTACGTCGCGTACACCGGGGCCACCAGAAACGACAGCCGCCCGATGGCGTTTATCGCCGCCGGATTCGTCCTGACGTTCGGCGTCCCGGGCGGGATTTACCTGCTCGCACAGGTCGTCCCGATCCCCACCGCCGTCGTGGGGATCATCACGCAGGCCGGCGAGATGGCCGGGATGCTGTCGATCCTGTACGGGTTCGTGGCACCGGCCCGGTCGTCGGAGGTCAGATGA
- a CDS encoding cob(I)yrinic acid a,c-diamide adenosyltransferase — MKIYTGRGDEGMTDLRDMSRVSKTSARIEAYGTVDELNALVGTVTPTGHDDVDEKLTGVQNHLHVVQADLANPDPDEGDPVVAEEHVDRVESWIDGYDDELEPLESFILPGGSEKGARLHHARTVCRRAERRVVALAGEEEINDFAVEYLNRLSDGLFTFARVVNEREGITGESPTY, encoded by the coding sequence ATGAAGATCTACACCGGCCGCGGCGACGAGGGGATGACGGACCTGCGGGACATGTCCCGCGTCTCGAAGACCAGCGCGCGGATCGAGGCCTACGGCACGGTCGACGAACTGAACGCGCTGGTCGGGACGGTGACGCCGACGGGCCACGACGACGTCGACGAGAAGCTGACCGGCGTCCAGAACCACCTCCACGTCGTGCAGGCCGACCTGGCGAACCCGGACCCCGACGAGGGCGACCCCGTGGTGGCCGAGGAACACGTCGACCGGGTCGAGTCGTGGATCGACGGGTACGACGACGAACTGGAGCCTCTGGAGTCCTTCATCCTCCCCGGCGGCAGCGAGAAGGGGGCGCGGCTCCACCACGCGCGGACGGTCTGTCGCCGCGCGGAGCGACGCGTCGTAGCGCTGGCGGGCGAGGAGGAGATAAACGACTTCGCCGTCGAGTACCTGAACCGCCTCTCGGACGGCCTCTTTACGTTCGCCCGCGTCGTCAACGAGCGCGAGGGGATCACCGGCGAGAGCCCGACGTACTGA
- a CDS encoding DUF3784 domain-containing protein: MQVPESIAVEWLASGALVVAFGVLVRFRNWTFLVAGYDESTAVPEDVVANVVGNMLLRVGIAVAAFGAVASYVDPPTYLATVVGVLVAVEAARTIYRLNTYAPADG; the protein is encoded by the coding sequence ATGCAGGTCCCCGAATCGATCGCGGTCGAATGGCTCGCTTCCGGGGCGCTCGTCGTCGCGTTCGGCGTGCTCGTCCGGTTCCGGAACTGGACGTTCCTCGTGGCGGGGTACGACGAAAGCACGGCAGTCCCGGAGGACGTGGTCGCAAACGTCGTGGGCAACATGCTGTTGCGCGTCGGGATCGCCGTCGCGGCGTTCGGCGCCGTCGCGTCGTACGTCGACCCGCCGACCTACCTCGCGACGGTCGTGGGGGTCCTGGTCGCGGTCGAGGCGGCCCGGACGATCTACCGCCTGAACACCTACGCGCCGGCCGACGGATGA